The genomic segment ATACCTCCTGCTATACAGATATAGCAACTGGGGAAATAAAGTCAAGTTGTTTGATCTGAGCAACCGTATTGATGAAGAAATTCTGAACTACAACAAGAATGAGATTTGAAACTGATGATTATTGACCCCTTTTAATTTGCGATCTTCCGTAAATGTCCCCAATTTTCCGCTATTTTTTTCTTGCAAATTCATACATCCACTATTATAGTTGAAATATGAATAAATTCATAGATCGCCATGCAGAAATTACCCAACTTAACACTATCTATCAAAATCCAGGCGGTCAACTGGTCGTCCTCTATGGACGCCGGCGACTGGGAAAGACGACATTACTGCGTGAATTTTGTCAGGATAAACATCATTGCTACTATATGGCCGACAAGGCCGGAGAAGAATCACAGAAAAAATCCCTTGCCATTGCCATGAGCACAGCTCTTCAGGAACCACTCCTACAAACAGCAAAATATCCAGAATGGTACGATATTTTTGCTGCTTTTGACCGTTTCTGTCCCCAAGATAAAAAAATGATCCTCATCCTTGACGAATATCAATACCTTTGCCAAATTCAGCCGGCATTTTCTTCATTTCTGCAAAAATGGTGGGATGAAAACTGGAAGAATAAAAACATACTGCTCATTCTCTGTGGCTCAATTACATCAATGATGTACAAGGAAACCATGGCCCAATCCGCACCTCTCTACGGACGAGCAGCAGCCCAAATACTCCTGAAACCCCTGTCATATCAACATATAAAAGATTTTTTACCGAATCACACAGAAGAGGAACTGATAAAATTTTACAGCCTCGGGGGTGGGGTACCGCGTTATCTTGAACTAATGAGAAACTATGAGAACTTTTTCTCAGCCCTACAGGAACTTGTCCTGAATCAAAACGGGCCACTCTACAATGAAGCACGCTATCTGCTCCATGAAGAGATTTCATCCCCCAACATTTGTTGG from the Pseudomonadota bacterium genome contains:
- a CDS encoding ATP-binding protein; this translates as MNKFIDRHAEITQLNTIYQNPGGQLVVLYGRRRLGKTTLLREFCQDKHHCYYMADKAGEESQKKSLAIAMSTALQEPLLQTAKYPEWYDIFAAFDRFCPQDKKMILILDEYQYLCQIQPAFSSFLQKWWDENWKNKNILLILCGSITSMMYKETMAQSAPLYGRAAAQILLKPLSYQHIKDFLPNHTEEELIKFYSLGGGVPRYLELMRNYENFFSALQELVLNQNGPLYNEARYLLHEEISSPNICWSILQTLGNGTGRISEIGRHLGLPANQLTHYIELLKDLFLIYREVPVLEKNPARSKKGFYQVADPFLRLWFGSIYPYDSFLEFGQTEIIMERLNPLIQNHISFCYEQLCREFVKSTPSTFNCLKVGRQWTGKYELDIAGVNTDFQLNVVGECKWSHKKIGLSVYRELQDKIVSNKLPLSPNCQHLLFSKSGFTQDLENMAKKESHLHLINSLF